In the Mytilus trossulus isolate FHL-02 chromosome 1, PNRI_Mtr1.1.1.hap1, whole genome shotgun sequence genome, one interval contains:
- the LOC134718741 gene encoding uncharacterized protein LOC134718741 encodes MASEDLIPKTSKDDTKSTKSRKCCVWICQITSEAFLEEEDLLHYIGRIESTVSKSAIGAVLLILSYALSIMSLAIGFIRIGTCQCQPVLPIFLIVHGSAMCIRSLFETGKLCTQTKRDDSSTECSPLQTLSKISGVLVAFWTITGSVWVFSIVREVNVIETNNMNYCDPMLYWYSLVLVSVILTGLILKAIFLLVISLVYCRYEDRSWYSELMADNLGAFV; translated from the exons ATGGCTAGTGAGGATTTAATACCGAAAACATCTAAGGATGACACAAAATCGA CAAAATCGAGAAAATGTTGTGTCTGGATATGCCAAATCACATCGGAAGCATTCCTTGAGGAAGAagatttacttcattatattgGACGAATTGAATCAACTGTTAGCAAATCAG ctATTGGTGCAGTCTTATTAATTCTCAGTTATGCTCTATCGATTATGTCTCTTGCCATTG GTTTTATACGCATAGGTACTTGTCAATGCCAACCAGTTTTGCCGATATTTCTTATCGTACATGGCTCTGCGATGTGTATTCGTAGTTTATTTGAAACTGGAAAATTATGTACACAAACAAAGCGGGACGATTCTTCTACTGAATGTTCTCCACTGCAAACATTAAGCAAGATATCGGGTGTCCTTGTTGCTTTCTGGACCATAACAG gatcaGTATGGGTGTTTAGCATCGTAAGAGAGGTGAATGTGATTGAAACGAACAATATGAACTACTGTGATCCAATGCTTTACTGGTACTCCTTAGTACTGGTTTCCGTTATTTTAACAGGACTGATTCTGaaagcaatatttttattggtcATCAGTTTAGTATATTGTAGATACGAAGATAGGTCATGGTACTCCGAACTAATGGCTGACAATTTGGGTGCGTTTGTGTAA